The proteins below are encoded in one region of Phaseolus vulgaris cultivar G19833 chromosome 1, P. vulgaris v2.0, whole genome shotgun sequence:
- the LOC137816090 gene encoding indole-3-acetic acid-induced protein ARG2-like yields the protein MASSFTTIKPFSSFAMLHFSHCLTIRRGYGAASKGVDLIKREMGGKSEEKKVCDEKVCNWWMPDSVTGYYKPSNINEIDPAELRAKLLPRKFKNPSS from the exons aTGGCTTCATCTTTCACCACTATTAAACCTTTCTCTTCTTTTGCCATGCTCCATTTTTCCCACTGCCTCACCATTAG ACGTGGTTATGGTGCGGCTTCAAAAGGAGTAGATTTGATAAAGAGGGAAATGGGAGGAAAATCAGAGGAAAAGAAGGTGTGTGATGAGAAAGTTTGCAATTGGTGGATGCCAGATTCTGTTACTGGCTACTACAAACCCAGTAATATCAATGAGATTGACCCTGCTGAATTGCGTGCTAAGCTTCTACCCCGAAAATTCAAGAACCCATCTTCTTAG
- the LOC137814748 gene encoding uncharacterized protein C57A7.06, with translation MKLKERDGGRRRSQKSKKSKQNSKRQKTAPRLPSSLQKHLDRLNPTTHLESVDSDSDDDKNLYEYEEERAEEESRKNKRYDPVSVDNDLSEEIEDEDVQSDDESDENDYSGTKRDANVQSDESGEDDDGRHARMLQAITGMPSEAFEENKKKKKMKNDSLIPELYPESEYNPSRDVLEGDAHISVEDLLNSLSEKPTYGKLRKRELQIMKNDRTVHAPLSKAIQAKVERTAAYEVSKKDVTKWQHIIQRNREASTIFFGENVNLGFSTVGAIASEFEPRTEFEKKMAALVYDDEVTEAHEKDGSKLLEMNKVSIEDEKDRQNRIAKMRSLLFRHEMKAKHIKKIKSRTFHRLLKKDRLKAEASQIQMDPEAAEEYAIKRERERAEERMTLKHKNQNRWAKRIIQRGLNSQDEGTRAAIAEQHQRHAELTRKMHSMKDSSSSSEDTSDEDEDENSVGSDQERAYKLLGKAKDKTMKVLEEEDEVPKSGLLSLPFMRRGLEKRKEAAVEEANLAFQEYEDSLKKLENSGGLKDPKAASASGRRVFGPAKAQISDTSIAVKLDNGYGGSDSEDDLENSKSGNMENTGSDLLHNKDSVVTQEDTDTHQESFFKNIDDIVENPGPKTTCEVSIFVSDTWKKAKNKNESTSIKKSPKLTGPARQNKKDTEKEIGEDSDTDSEGQMVDGILSSVSKVPYELPSQEELIRQAFAGDDVEGDFEKDKQEILEEENPEQEKPLLLPGWGQWTHIQEKKGLPSWMLKKHEDAQKKRAEALKKRKDARLKNVIISEKIDKKAEKLHTKSLPFPFTSKEVFEQSMRVPIGPEFNPASAIGLLNRPEVVKKPGVIIKPVEFEDVNPHEKSEQRSGDKRKLKKNSGKPMKKAKVGGKK, from the exons ATGAAGCTGAAAGAGAGGGACGGAGGTCGCCGGAGAAGTCAGAAGTCGAAGAAGAGTAAGCAAAATTCAAAACGGCAAAAGACTGCTCCTCGTTTGCCCTCTTCTTTGCAAAAGCACCTTGATCGTTTAAACCCTACCACTCACTTAGAAAGTGTGGATTCCGATTCCGATGACGACAAGAACCTTTACGAATACGAGGAAGAAAGGGCCGAGGAGGAGTCTAGAAAAAATAAGCGTTACGACCCTGTTTCCGTTGACAATGACCTTTCCGAAGAAATTGAG GATGAGGACGTGCAATCAGATGATGAAAGTGACGAGAATGATTACAGTGGGACAAAGAGGGATGCAAATGTTCAAAGTGATGAGTCTGGAGAAGATGATGATGGGAGGCATGCAAGGATGCTACAAGCAATTACTGGTATGCCTAGTGAGGCTTTTGAAG agaataagaagaaaaagaagatgaagaatgaCTCTCTGATCCCTGAGCTATATCCAGAGTCTGAATATAACCCTAGTCGTGATGTTTTGGAAGGTGATGCACACATTAGCGTAGAGGACCTACTGAATTCTCTTAGTGAAAAGCCTACCTATGGAAAACTTAGGAAGAGAGAGCTTCAAATTATGAAGAATGATAGAACCGTACATGCACCACTTTCAAAGGCAATTCAAGCAAAGGTAGAGAGGACAGCAGCCTATGAAGTATCAAAGAAAGATGTCACCAAGTGGCAGCATATTATTCAGAGAAATAGAGAGGCATCAACTATTTTCTTTGGTGAAAATGTAAATCTAGGATTTTCAACTGTAGGAGCAATAGCTTCTGAGTTTGAACCCAGAACTGAATTTGAGAAGAAAATGGCTGCACTAGTTTATGATGATGAAGTTACGGAAGCCCATGAAAAGGATGGTTCTAAGCTTCTTGAAATGAACAAG GTGTCTATTGAAGATGAGAAGGATAGGCAAAACCGGATTGCTAAAATGCGGAGCCTTCTTTTTCGTCATGAAATGAAGGCAAAGCATATTAAAAAGATCAAGTCCAGAACATTTCATCGGTTGTTGAAGAAAGATAGGTTAAAGGCAGAAGCTTCTCAGATACAAATGGACCCTGAAGCTGCTGAAGAATATGCCATTAAACGAGAGCGTGAAAGGGCCGAG GAACGCATGACACTAAAGCACAAAAACCAGAATCGGTGGGCTAAGCGAATTATACAGCGAGGCTTAAATAGCCAAGATGAAGGAACTCGTGCTGCTATAGCTGAACAACATCAAAGACATGCTGAATTGACTAGAAAAATGCACTCTATGAAGGATAGCAGCAGTAGCAGTGAAGATACCAGTGATGAGGATGAAGATGAGAACTCTGTTGGTTCTGATCAGGAGAGGGCTTACAAGCTTTTGGGAAAAGCTAAAGATAAAACTATGAAAGTGTTGGAGGAAGAGGATGAAGTTCCCAAATCAGGATTGCTTTCTTTGCCTTTTATG AGGCGCGGATTGGAGAAAAGGAAAGAGGCAGCTGTTGAAGAAGCTAACCTTGCTTTCCAAGAATATGAAGATTCCCTGAAGAAACTGGAGAATTCTGGTGGCTTGAAAGATCCAAAAGCTGCTTCTGCCAGTGGTAGAAGAGTATTTGGACCAGCCAAAGCTCAGATATCTGATACCAGTATTGCAGTAAAATTAGATAACGGCTATGGTGGCAGTGATAGCGAGGATGACTTGGAAAACAGCAAAAGCGGCAACATGGAGAATACGGGAAGTGACCTTTTGCATAACAAGGATTCGGTTGTAACTCAAGAAGACACTGATACTCACCAGGAATCATTTTTTAAG AACATTGATGATATTGTTGAAAACCCTGGGCCTAAAACTACATGTGAAGTTTCCATATTTGTGTCAGATACATGGAAAAAG GCaaagaacaaaaatgaaagCACAAGTATAAAGAAGTCTCCAAAACTTACAGGGCCAGCTAggcaaaataaaaaa GATACTGAAAAGGAAATTGGAGAGGATAGTGATACCGATAGTGAAGGGCAGATGGTGGATGGAATTCTGTCTTCTGTTTCTAAAGTGCCTTATGAACTTCCTTCTCAAGAGGAGCTCATTCGGCAAGCTTTTGCAGGGGATGATGTAGAAGGTGATTTTGAAAAGGACAAGCAGGAGATCCTCGAGGAAGAAAATCCCGAGCAAGAAAAGCCTCTGTTACTTCCTGGCTGGGGCCAGTGGACACATATACAGGAAAAGAAAGGCTTACCATCTTGGATGCTGAAAAAACATGAAGATGCCCAGAAAAAAAGGGCAGAGGCCCTCAAAAAGAGGAAGGATGCTCGGCTAAAAAACGTGATTATATCTGAGAAGATAGATAAGAAG GCTGAGAAACTTCATACTAAATCTTTGCCTTTCCCGTTTACTTCGAAAGAGGTGTTTGAACAGAGCATGCGTGTGCCCATCGGACCTGAATTTAATCCAGCATCTGCAATTGGTCTTCTTAACCGACCAGAA gtggtgaagaaaccAGGTGTTATTATAAAACCAGTGGAGTTTGAAGACGTGAATCCTCATGAAAAATCAGAACAACGAAGTGGTGATAAGCGAAAGCTTAAGAAAAATAGTGGTAAACCCATGAAAAAGGCGAAAGTGGgaggaaaaaaataa